The following coding sequences are from one Capsicum annuum cultivar UCD-10X-F1 chromosome 3, UCD10Xv1.1, whole genome shotgun sequence window:
- the LOC107865388 gene encoding Werner Syndrome-like exonuclease, protein MAEIYKVTFYGDQIGVTVTKDATVVNEWILQTMHIHGGGLVGLDIEWLPCFNPEENHPVALLQLCVERRCLLFQLLHKDAIPVFFVNFLRDPNFKFVGVGVKGDAEKLLRDHRLFVVNTLDLNGLALSVYGEEVYGEDGIEENGERGAWESDGEAIECNTE, encoded by the coding sequence atGGCTGAGATTTACAAAGTCACTTTCTATGGTGACCAAATTGGAGTTACTGTCACGAAGGATGCCACAGTGGTTAACGAATGGATTCTGCAAACTATGCACATCCATGGTGGAGGCCTTGTTGGTCTCGATATCGAGTGGCTTCCCTGTTTCAACCCCGAGGAAAATCACCCTGTCGCTCTCCTCCAGCTCTGTGTAGAACGACGTTGCCTACTATTCCAACTCCTCCATAAAGACGCCATTCCAGTATTCTTCGTGAACTTCCTCAGGGACCCAAATTTCAAGTTTGTCGGGGTCGGGGTTAAAGGAGATGCGGAGAAATTGCTTCGTGATCATAGGTTGTTTGTGGTGAATACTCTGGATTTGAACGGACTGGCATTGTCTGTTTACGGAGAGGAAGTTTACGGGGAAGATGGGATTGAAGAGAATGGCGAAAGAGGTGCTTGGGAAAGTGATGGAGAAGCCATTGAATGTAACACTGAGTAA
- the LOC107863777 gene encoding 60S ribosomal protein L18a-like protein, whose amino-acid sequence MSEESKESHHHHHHQFLRHHHGGEDQPPPSSSPEYGTFEAPSQPVIGFPQPVPPPGVSGQAPPEYYAHGYQAVPGYIAPDPEGRPHEREHHRLPCCGIGLGWFMFIVGFLLAGIPWYLAAFVLLCAQIDPREKPGYIVCTIAAVLATFVLVFGLSKT is encoded by the exons atgagTGAAGAAAGCAAGGAAAgtcatcatcaccaccaccaccaattccTCCGCCACCACCACGGCGGAGAAGACCAACCTCCCCCATCGTCTTCCCCTGAATATGGAACTTTTGAAGCACCTTCTCAACCGGTGATCGGATTCCCTCAGCCGGTCCCACCACCCGGTGTCAGCGGGCAAGCTCCGCCTGAATACTATGCTCATGGTTATCAGGCTGTTCCAG GTTATATTGCTCCTGATCCTGAAGGAAGACCTCATGAGAGAGAGCATCATCGTCTTCCTTGCTGTGGAATTGGTCTCGGATGGTTCAT gttcATTGTTGGCTTCCTTCTTGCTGGTATCCCTTGGTATCTAGCTGCGTTTGTCCTGCTTTGTGCACAAATTGATCCTCGAGAGAAACCAGGATACATCGTGTGCACCATTGCT GCTGTTCTCGCTACTTTTGTACTCGTATTTGGTCTGTCGAAGACTTGA
- the LOC107863776 gene encoding persulfide dioxygenase ETHE1 homolog, mitochondrial isoform X2, with the protein MRCRKLTAQGESMNGKLIFRQLFEKESSTYTYLLADSFHPDKPALLIDPVDKTVDRDLALAKELGLKLIYAINTHVHADHVTGSGLIKTKVPHVKSIISKASNAKADLFVEPGDKIYFGDIFLEVRATPGHTLGCVTYVTGDGVDQPRPRMAFTGDALLIKGCGRTDFQGGSSDKLYDSVHSQIFTLPKDTLVYPAHDYKGFTVSTVGDEMLYNPRLSKDKETFKNIMQNLNLSYPKMIDVAVPSNMVCGLQETKSDL; encoded by the exons ATGAGATGCAGAAAGTTGACAG CACAAGGTGAAAGCATGAATGGTAAACTCATATTTCGCCAGTTATTTGAGAAGGAATCATCTACATATACTTACCTTCTTGCTGATTCTTTCCATCCTGATAAGCCAGCACTG TTGATTGACCCCGTGGACAAAACAGTGGATCGTGATCTTGCACTTGCTAAAGAATTGGGATTGAAGCTTATATATGCTATAAACACGCATGTTCATGCTGATCACGTCACTGGCTCTGGCTTGATTAAG ACTAAGGTGCCTCATGTGAAATCGATAATTTCCAAAGCAAGCAATGCAAAAGCTGATCTTTTTGTCGAACCTGGTGATAAAATCTACTTTGGAGATATCTTCTTGGAG GTTCGTGCAACTCCTGGTCATACATTAGGCTGTGTTACCTATGTTACAGGAGATGGAGTCGATCAGCCTCGGCCAAGGATGGCATTTACTGGTGATGCTCTATTGATTAAGGGATGTGGAAGGACAGACTTTCAG GGTGGAAGTTCAGACAAATTATATGATTCTGTTCATTCACAG ATTTTCACATTGCCAAAAGACACATTAGTATATCCTGCTCATGACTACAAGGGGTTCACT GTCAGCACAGTGGGGGACGAGATGCTTTACAATCCACGCCTGTCAAAAGATAAG GAAACTTTCAAGAATATCATGCAAA ATTTGAATTTGTCATATCCAAAAATGATCGACGTTGCAGTTCCATCTAACATGGTTTGTGGATTGCAAGAAACAAAATCTGATCTGTGA
- the LOC107863776 gene encoding persulfide dioxygenase ETHE1 homolog, mitochondrial isoform X1 produces the protein MGSYTTSSSSAQGESMNGKLIFRQLFEKESSTYTYLLADSFHPDKPALLIDPVDKTVDRDLALAKELGLKLIYAINTHVHADHVTGSGLIKTKVPHVKSIISKASNAKADLFVEPGDKIYFGDIFLEVRATPGHTLGCVTYVTGDGVDQPRPRMAFTGDALLIKGCGRTDFQGGSSDKLYDSVHSQIFTLPKDTLVYPAHDYKGFTVSTVGDEMLYNPRLSKDKETFKNIMQNLNLSYPKMIDVAVPSNMVCGLQETKSDL, from the exons ATGGGTTCTTATACGACGTCGTCGTCATCAGCACAAGGTGAAAGCATGAATGGTAAACTCATATTTCGCCAGTTATTTGAGAAGGAATCATCTACATATACTTACCTTCTTGCTGATTCTTTCCATCCTGATAAGCCAGCACTG TTGATTGACCCCGTGGACAAAACAGTGGATCGTGATCTTGCACTTGCTAAAGAATTGGGATTGAAGCTTATATATGCTATAAACACGCATGTTCATGCTGATCACGTCACTGGCTCTGGCTTGATTAAG ACTAAGGTGCCTCATGTGAAATCGATAATTTCCAAAGCAAGCAATGCAAAAGCTGATCTTTTTGTCGAACCTGGTGATAAAATCTACTTTGGAGATATCTTCTTGGAG GTTCGTGCAACTCCTGGTCATACATTAGGCTGTGTTACCTATGTTACAGGAGATGGAGTCGATCAGCCTCGGCCAAGGATGGCATTTACTGGTGATGCTCTATTGATTAAGGGATGTGGAAGGACAGACTTTCAG GGTGGAAGTTCAGACAAATTATATGATTCTGTTCATTCACAG ATTTTCACATTGCCAAAAGACACATTAGTATATCCTGCTCATGACTACAAGGGGTTCACT GTCAGCACAGTGGGGGACGAGATGCTTTACAATCCACGCCTGTCAAAAGATAAG GAAACTTTCAAGAATATCATGCAAA ATTTGAATTTGTCATATCCAAAAATGATCGACGTTGCAGTTCCATCTAACATGGTTTGTGGATTGCAAGAAACAAAATCTGATCTGTGA